A part of Populus alba chromosome 8, ASM523922v2, whole genome shotgun sequence genomic DNA contains:
- the LOC118055578 gene encoding uncharacterized protein → MAMQAGVSVSRILILAGAGYTGTIMLKNGKLSELLGELQSLTKGMEKSGEQSDGDSDYSDAIAQQVRRLAMEVRQLASARQITVLNGNSGQMGNLTGLIVPAATLGALGYGYMWWKGLKFSDFMYVTKRGMASAVSNLTKHLEQVSEALSTAKTHLTQRIQLLDDKMESQKEISKAIQNDVNAASENLTQIGSELWQLQCLVSGLDGKIGSLEEKQDIANMGVMYLCNVVGGKKAKMPKALEDQFKPSGRTRASLMYSKVPSLTGLKELADTFSQTFGEPATDAILQDGTDNLEDQLRTPRIDQPRALLRFNSARC, encoded by the exons ATGGCTATGCAAGCAGGAGTCAGCGTCTCTAGGATCCTCATCCTCGCCGGAGCAG GATATACCGGTACGATTATGCTCAAAAACGGTAAATTATCAGAATTATTGGGTGAACTTCag TCCTTGACAAAGGGTATGGAAAAATCTGGGGAACAATCTGATGGTGATTCTGACTACTCTGATGCCATTGCCCAACAG GTGCGTCGGTTGGCAATGGAAGTTCGACAACTGGCCTCTGCACGTCAAATAACAGTTCTCAATGGGAATTCTGGCCAAATGG GTAACCTCACTGGTCTCATAGTTCCAGCTGCCACCTTGGGGGCATTGGGTTATGGTTACATGTGGTGGAAG GGTCTAAAATTCTCAGATTTTATGTACGTAACAAAGCGTGGTATGGCAAGTGCTGTTTCAAACTTGACAAAACATTTGGAGCAAGTATCCGAGGCTCTGTCT ACTGCCAAGACGCATTTAACACAGAGAATACAACTTTTGGATGATAAAATGGAGAGTCAAAAGGAGATCTCAAAGGCAATTCAAAATGAC GTCAATGCTGCCTCTGAAAATCTTACACAAATTGGTTCTGAGTTATGGCAGTTGCAGTGTTTAGTATCTGGTTTG GATGGAAAGATAGGTTCATTGGAGGAGAAACAG GATATTGCAAATATGGGTGTGATGTACCTGTGCAACGTTGTTGGTggcaaaaaagcaaaaatgcCTAAAGCTCTAGAG GATCAGTTCAAACCTTCAGGAAGAACTCGTGCGTCACTCATGTACTCTAAAGTCCCAAGTTTGACG GGTCTAAAGGAGCTTGCAGACACTTTTTCTCAAACCTTTGGTGAGCCAGCCACTGATGCTATTCTACAAGATGGAACTGATAATCTGGAAGACCAGCTAAGAACCCCACGTATTGATCAACCAAGAGCTCTGCTCAG GTTTAATTCTGCCAGGTGTTGA
- the LOC118055588 gene encoding single-stranded DNA-binding protein WHY1, chloroplastic, which translates to MMAMKKTTRKTAFLMGWEWAHGPWMGVSTYLLVYDLSSPSSLSVSGSTKKREERGKMLQLNSVSRVSSTPQNPKLWLPQYNSLCSPKSISLNSKTSSTKKKKTFGVKCQYYDQQHKTFTTSSRPSPSSAPPVGESPPKVFVGHSIYKGKAALTVEPRSPEFSPLDSGAYKLVKEGFVLLQFAPAASVRQYDWTRKQVFSLSVTEIGHLVSLDARGSCEFFHDPNKGKSDEGKVRKLLKVEPLPDGSGHFFNLSVQNKVLNIDENIYIPVTKAEYTVLTSAFNYILPYLLGWHAYANSIKPDDSSRGNNASPRYGGDYEWNR; encoded by the exons ATGATGGCAATGAAGAAAACGACGAGAAAAACTGCGTTTTTGATGGGATGGGAATGGGCTCATGGGCCATGGATGGGAGTATCAACCTATCTGTTAGTATACGATCTATCCAGTCCCTCCTCCCTCTCTGTCTCTGGCTCAacaaagaaaagggaagaaagagGGAAAATGTTGCAGCTAAACAGTGTGAGCCGGGTGAGTAGTACCcctcaaaaccctaaactatgGCTTCCACAGTATAACAGTCTCTGCTCACCAAAAAGTATCTCATTGAACAGTAAAACTTCAAGcaccaagaagaagaaaacttttgGAGTGAAGTGCCAGTACTACGACCAGCAGCACAAGACCTTCACAACTTCCTCACGCCCCTCTCCTTCCTCTGCTCCTCCAG ttgGAGAATCACCGCCTAAGGTTTTCGTGGGCCATTCGATATACAAAGGGAAGGCTGCTCTTACTGTAGAACCTCGGTCCCCAGAGTTTTCCCCTTTAGAT TCAGGGGCATATAAACTAGTCAAGGAAGGCTTCGTGCTATTGCAGTTTGCTCCTGCAGCTTCTGTTCGTCAATATGACTGGACCAGAAAGCAG GTATTTTCATTGTCGGTGACAGAGATTGGGCATCTTGTAAGCCTTGACGCAAGAGGTTCATGTGAATTTTTCCATGATCCtaataagggaaaaag TGATGAAGGTAAGGTCAGGAAGTTGTTGAAGGTAGAACCACTTCCAGATGGCTCTGGTCACTTCTTTAACCTCA GtgttcaaaacaaagttttgaaTATAGATGAGAACATATACATTCCAGTCACCAAGGCAGAGTACACTGTCCTCACCTCTGCTTTTAAT TATATCTTGCCATACCTCCTGGGCTGGCATGCCTATGCAAATTCCATAAAACCAGATGACAGTAGCCGTGGAAACAATGCCAGTCCAAGATATGGGGGAGATTATGAATGGAACAGGTAG
- the LOC118055598 gene encoding glucose and ribitol dehydrogenase: MEEQRKPQFPPQTQPQQPGKEYVMCPLPLAINPDYKPSEKLNGKVALVTGGDSGIGRSVCYHFALEGATVAFTYVQGIEDRDKDDTLKMLLKAKSSDAEDPIAIATDVSSEEDCKRVVEQVVSKYGRIDILVNNAGVQHYTNLVEEITEEWLVRLFRTNIFGYFFMTKHSLKHMKEGSSIINTTSVTAYAGSPHQLLDYLSTKGSIVSFTRGLALRLVDKGIRVNGVAPGPIWTPLQPASLPAYEVEYLGSDVPMGRAGQPYEMAPSYVFLASNQCSSYMTGQVLHPNGGTIING, translated from the exons atggaagaacaaagaaaacctCAGTTTCCACCACAGACCCAACCTCAGCAACCAGGTAAAGAATATGTCATGTGCCCACTTCCGCTAGCCATCAACCCTGACTACAAGCCTTCCGAAAAACTCAAC GGAAAGGTAGCTCTGGTGACTGGAGGGGATTCGGGGATAGGAAGATCTGTATGCTACCATTTTGCATTAGAGGGTGCAACTGTGGCCTTTACATATGTTCAAGGCATTGAGGACAGAGACAAGGATGACACCCTAAAGATGCTACTGAAGGCTAAGTCAAGCGATGCAGAGGATCCAATTGCCATAGCTACTGACGTTTCATCAGAAGAAGATTGCAAGAGGGTCGTCGAACAAGTTGTGAGTAAATATGGGCGGATTGATATTTTGGTCAACAATGCTGGCGTCCAGCATTATACCAATTTGGTAGAAGAGATTACCGAGGAATGGCTTGTGAGGCTGTTCAGAACCAACATATTTGGTTATTTCTTCATGACCAA GCATTCATTAAAGCATATGAAGGAAGGAAGTTCTATCATCAACACAACATCTGTTACTGCTTATGCTGGCTCCCCTCACCAGTTACTAGACTATCTGTCTACCAAGGGATCGATTGTTTCCTTCACTAGGGGATTGGCTCTAAGACTCGTGGATAAAGGAATTCGTGTCAATGGTGTGGCTCCAGGTCCGATCTGGACGCCACTGCAACCCGCATCTCTGCCTGCATACGAGGTAGAATACCTGGGGTCTGACGTGCCAATGGGAAGAGCAGGACAGCCTTACGAAATGGCACCTTCTTACGTCTTCCTGGCTTCCAATCAGTGCTCGTCTTACATGACTGGCCAAGTTCTTCATCCTAATG GGGGCACCATTATAAATGGTTAA
- the LOC118055617 gene encoding E3 ubiquitin-protein ligase RHF1A isoform X2, which yields MASFTSLSYSMSDAPMISVPAHSSSSSSSLGAGVEDAFEDDACSICLDPFTPQDPATDTCCKHEYHLQCIVEWSQRSKECPICWQLLALKDPASQELLAAVETERLLMPRNSNPASMIVHHLDEDYDVEQHLSVSAASRARYVCKRERHRSTGLGPSQVLVFTSPEHVSTVQQTYTSPEEGQILSYGSSVINSSTPGTPSVKIQNLSSVAPPVVNQVSTTAVNGPFKPRILFRQPPTDPPQGQGSSDMSSLSESIKSKWFAASARYKESLSKGTRGMKEKLLARNNSVKELSKEVQREMSAGIAGVARMIERLDLTSKRTGPSMSDSGFTRGTSNFCWKGKGVEQNIIAQALAKQSEEIAHDTSLGASSYASATVPAQVEISHAQVWKPLKF from the exons ATGGCGAGTTTTACTTCGCTTTCCTATTCAATGTCTGACGCTCCAATGATCTCAGTTCCTGCgcattcatcttcttcttcttcttctttgggaGCTGGAGTCGAGGATGCTTTCGAAGACGACGCCTGCAGTATTTGCCTCGATCCTTTCACCCCTCAAGACCCTGCTACT GATACCTGCTGCAAACATGAATACCATCTTCAGTGTATTGTTGAATG GTCACAGAGAAGCAAAGAGTGCCCGATATGCTGGCAGCTTCTTGCACTGAAAGACCCTGCCAG CCAAGAGCTTCTAGCTGCTGTTGAGACTGAGAGGCTTTTAATGCCAAGGAACTCTAACCCTGCATCCATGATCGTTCATCATTTGGATGAAGATTATGATGTAGAGcag CATCTATCTGTTTCTGCTGCCAGCAGAGCTCGTTATGTTTGCAAAAGGGAGAGGCATAGGTCTACCGGACTTGGTCCCTCCCAGGTTCTTGTCTTTACCTCTCCTGAACATGTATCCACTGTTCAGCAAACATACACTTCACCAGAAGAAGGTCAAATTTTAAGTTACGGGTCATCAGTTATTAATTCATCAACTCCTGGCACACCATcagttaaaattcaaaatttgtcaTCCGTGGCCCCTCCTGTTGTGAACCAAGTCTCCACCACTGCTGTCAATGGCCCTTTCAAACCCAg GATTCTCTTTAGACAGCCACCAACTGATCCTCCCCAAGGGCAAGGGTCATCAGATATGTCATCTCTCTCAGAATCTATTAAATCTAAATGGTTTGCTGCTTCAGCCAG GTACAAGGAATCACTTTCAAAAGGTACCAGAGGTATGAAGGAAAAGCTACTTGCAAGGAATAATTCGGTTAAGGAGCTGAGCAAAGAAGTTCAGAGGGAGATGAGTGCAGGCATTGCTGGTGTTGCACGAATGATTGAGCGCTTGGATCTTACTTCAAAACGCACTGGACCCTCCATGTCTGATTCTGGTTTTACTAGGGGGACATCAAATTTCTGCTGGAAGGGTAAGGGTGTGGAACAGAACATCATTGCTCAGGCTTTGGCCAAACAAAGTGAGGAAATTGCTCATGATACAAGTTTAGGTGCTTCCTCATATGCCTCTGCTACTGTCCCAGCCCAAGTGGAAATCTCCCATGCGCAGGTTTGGAAACCACTGAAGTTTTAA
- the LOC118055617 gene encoding E3 ubiquitin-protein ligase RHF1A isoform X1 yields the protein MASFTSLSYSMSDAPMISVPAHSSSSSSSLGAGVEDAFEDDACSICLDPFTPQDPATDTCCKHEYHLQCIVEWSQRSKECPICWQLLALKDPASQELLAAVETERLLMPRNSNPASMIVHHLDEDYDVEQDSYSDDSDFDDHVMQHLSVSAASRARYVCKRERHRSTGLGPSQVLVFTSPEHVSTVQQTYTSPEEGQILSYGSSVINSSTPGTPSVKIQNLSSVAPPVVNQVSTTAVNGPFKPRILFRQPPTDPPQGQGSSDMSSLSESIKSKWFAASARYKESLSKGTRGMKEKLLARNNSVKELSKEVQREMSAGIAGVARMIERLDLTSKRTGPSMSDSGFTRGTSNFCWKGKGVEQNIIAQALAKQSEEIAHDTSLGASSYASATVPAQVEISHAQVWKPLKF from the exons ATGGCGAGTTTTACTTCGCTTTCCTATTCAATGTCTGACGCTCCAATGATCTCAGTTCCTGCgcattcatcttcttcttcttcttctttgggaGCTGGAGTCGAGGATGCTTTCGAAGACGACGCCTGCAGTATTTGCCTCGATCCTTTCACCCCTCAAGACCCTGCTACT GATACCTGCTGCAAACATGAATACCATCTTCAGTGTATTGTTGAATG GTCACAGAGAAGCAAAGAGTGCCCGATATGCTGGCAGCTTCTTGCACTGAAAGACCCTGCCAG CCAAGAGCTTCTAGCTGCTGTTGAGACTGAGAGGCTTTTAATGCCAAGGAACTCTAACCCTGCATCCATGATCGTTCATCATTTGGATGAAGATTATGATGTAGAGcag GATTCCTATTCAGATGACTCTGATTTCGACGATCATGTTATGCAGCATCTATCTGTTTCTGCTGCCAGCAGAGCTCGTTATGTTTGCAAAAGGGAGAGGCATAGGTCTACCGGACTTGGTCCCTCCCAGGTTCTTGTCTTTACCTCTCCTGAACATGTATCCACTGTTCAGCAAACATACACTTCACCAGAAGAAGGTCAAATTTTAAGTTACGGGTCATCAGTTATTAATTCATCAACTCCTGGCACACCATcagttaaaattcaaaatttgtcaTCCGTGGCCCCTCCTGTTGTGAACCAAGTCTCCACCACTGCTGTCAATGGCCCTTTCAAACCCAg GATTCTCTTTAGACAGCCACCAACTGATCCTCCCCAAGGGCAAGGGTCATCAGATATGTCATCTCTCTCAGAATCTATTAAATCTAAATGGTTTGCTGCTTCAGCCAG GTACAAGGAATCACTTTCAAAAGGTACCAGAGGTATGAAGGAAAAGCTACTTGCAAGGAATAATTCGGTTAAGGAGCTGAGCAAAGAAGTTCAGAGGGAGATGAGTGCAGGCATTGCTGGTGTTGCACGAATGATTGAGCGCTTGGATCTTACTTCAAAACGCACTGGACCCTCCATGTCTGATTCTGGTTTTACTAGGGGGACATCAAATTTCTGCTGGAAGGGTAAGGGTGTGGAACAGAACATCATTGCTCAGGCTTTGGCCAAACAAAGTGAGGAAATTGCTCATGATACAAGTTTAGGTGCTTCCTCATATGCCTCTGCTACTGTCCCAGCCCAAGTGGAAATCTCCCATGCGCAGGTTTGGAAACCACTGAAGTTTTAA